One genomic segment of Pandoraea sputorum includes these proteins:
- a CDS encoding ArsR/SmtB family transcription factor encodes MPRVTALSPVAPVAPAASLDLARLRAAAHDATALLRALANEDRLLILCQLTQGELSVGELEAQLDIRQPTLSQQLAVLRSEALVTTRRDGKRIYYAVADGAVLAVLACLYDQFCPKS; translated from the coding sequence ATGCCACGAGTCACTGCGCTATCCCCTGTTGCGCCTGTCGCCCCGGCGGCTTCGCTCGATCTCGCGCGCCTGCGTGCCGCGGCGCACGACGCGACGGCACTGTTGCGAGCCCTCGCCAACGAGGACCGTCTACTCATCCTGTGTCAGCTCACGCAGGGCGAGTTATCGGTGGGCGAACTTGAAGCGCAGCTCGATATCCGGCAGCCAACGCTCTCTCAGCAACTCGCCGTTCTACGCAGCGAAGCACTGGTGACGACCCGGCGCGACGGCAAGCGCATCTATTACGCCGTGGCCGACGGCGCGGTGCTGGCCGTGCTGGCGTGCCTCTACGATCAGTTCTGTCCGAAATCCTGA